In Solimonas sp. K1W22B-7, the DNA window GGCCGCGATGATCGCCATGCCGGCCAAGGCCACCCCGGCGCCGACCCAGTCCCAGGAGCTGAGCCGCACGCCGTCCACCAGACGCAGCCAGACCAGGGCAGTGAAGACATAGACCCCGCCATAGGCGGCGTAGACCCGGCCGCTGGCGGCGGGGTGCAGGCTCAGCAGCCAGACAAACAGCGCCAGGCTGGCCGCGGCCGGCAGCAGCAGCCAGGCGGACTTGCCCTGGCGCAGCCACAGCCAAGGCAGGTAGCAGCCGACGATCTCGGCCAGGGCGGTGGCGAAGAAGAGCAGGGTGGTCTTGAGC includes these proteins:
- a CDS encoding YnfA family protein, coding for MLKTTLLFFATALAEIVGCYLPWLWLRQGKSAWLLLPAAASLALFVWLLSLHPAASGRVYAAYGGVYVFTALVWLRLVDGVRLSSWDWVGAGVALAGMAIIAAGWQRPA